In one Buchnera aphidicola (Pemphigus immunis) genomic region, the following are encoded:
- the tsgA gene encoding MFS transporter TsgA yields the protein MTRTNRISLIWISFFSYALTGALIVVTGLIMGNVSEYFEISLSYTSNIFTFLNAGILISIFLNAWLMEIIPLKKQIIVGFFLMVLSIYVLIFTHNLIFFSFSIFMLGIISGITMSIGTFLITHLYTGNKRASLLLLTDSFFSMSGMFIPVCTTFLLKKNFQWYWVYTLIGIIYLFIFLLTIYSKFPNLNSTNQEKKIKQKEKYSTSIFLLSLSALCYILGQLGFISWIPEFSIKLIGTNIVDAGKLVSNFWMAYMFGMWCFSGILKFFDLQKMMFFLTGISCVLMYLFIKNTNYEYLKWIIILLGFFSSAIYTLIITLGSLQTKKTSPKVINFILTSGTIGTLLTFIITSPIVSQFGIKAALITANILYLIVFILSFVLGFFTKHRK from the coding sequence ATGACAAGAACAAATCGTATAAGTCTAATTTGGATTAGTTTTTTTTCTTATGCTTTAACTGGCGCATTAATTGTTGTTACAGGATTGATAATGGGAAATGTATCAGAATACTTTGAAATATCTCTATCATACACCAGCAATATTTTTACTTTTTTAAATGCTGGTATTTTAATATCTATTTTCTTAAATGCTTGGTTAATGGAAATTATTCCATTAAAAAAACAAATTATTGTAGGTTTTTTTCTTATGGTACTATCAATATATGTATTGATATTCACGCATAATTTAATATTTTTTTCATTTAGTATTTTTATGCTTGGTATTATAAGTGGAATTACAATGTCGATAGGAACTTTTTTAATTACTCATTTATATACAGGAAATAAAAGAGCTTCTCTATTATTATTAACAGATTCTTTTTTCAGTATGTCAGGTATGTTCATTCCTGTTTGTACTACTTTTTTATTAAAGAAAAATTTTCAATGGTACTGGGTATATACATTAATAGGAATTATTTACTTATTTATCTTCTTATTAACAATATACTCAAAATTTCCAAATTTAAATTCTACTAATCAAGAAAAAAAAATTAAACAAAAAGAAAAATATAGCACCAGTATATTTTTATTATCTCTATCAGCATTATGTTATATTTTGGGACAATTAGGATTTATTTCATGGATTCCAGAATTTTCAATAAAATTGATAGGGACAAATATTGTCGATGCTGGAAAATTAGTAAGCAATTTCTGGATGGCATATATGTTTGGTATGTGGTGTTTTAGTGGTATTTTAAAATTTTTTGATTTACAAAAAATGATGTTTTTTCTTACAGGTATTTCTTGTGTATTAATGTATTTATTTATTAAAAATACAAATTATGAATATTTAAAATGGATAATAATTTTATTGGGATTTTTTTCTAGCGCTATTTATACTCTAATAATTACATTAGGATCTTTGCAAACTAAAAAAACTTCTCCTAAAGTTATTAATTTTATTTTAACTTCTGGAACAATAGGAACGTTATTAACTTTTATTATAACCAGTCCTATTGTTTCTCAATTTGGAATTAAAGCAGCATTAATAACTGCAAATATTTTATATTTAATAGTATTTATATTGAGCTTTGTTTTAGGTTTTTTTACAAAACATAGAAAATAA
- the tusB gene encoding sulfurtransferase complex subunit TusB, which produces MLHTLMNSPFKSNMILLFNILKKSDDLLALQDGVIIAVDKNYFLRDLLNSSANLYVLKEDVTARGLCKKIATGFMMIDYHKFVFLTEKNQQQMNW; this is translated from the coding sequence ATGTTACATACGTTAATGAATTCCCCTTTTAAAAGTAATATGATATTATTATTTAATATTTTAAAGAAGTCGGATGATTTATTAGCATTACAAGATGGTGTAATTATTGCTGTAGATAAAAACTATTTTTTGAGAGATTTATTAAATTCGTCAGCTAATCTCTATGTTTTAAAAGAAGATGTAACAGCGCGCGGTCTTTGTAAAAAAATTGCAACTGGATTTATGATGATTGATTACCATAAATTTGTGTTTTTGACAGAAAAGAATCAGCAGCAAATGAATTGGTAA
- the rplD gene encoding 50S ribosomal protein L4, translated as MELLLKDESTSLYLSDVIFGRDFNKSLVHQVIMAYRSSARQGTRAQKSRAEVSGSGKKPWRQKGTGRARAGSVRSPLWRSGGVTFASKPQDYEQKVNRKMYRGAMQSIFSELVRQNRLIIFKKFSLDLPKTKLLVRKLKDIGLKNVLIIIKGIDNNLFLASRNLYKVDVCDVNLINPVSLISFEKIILTTEAISKIEEMFS; from the coding sequence ATGGAATTATTACTTAAAGATGAATCAACGTCACTTTATTTGTCTGATGTTATATTTGGTCGAGATTTTAATAAGTCTCTTGTCCATCAAGTTATAATGGCTTATAGATCAAGTGCTAGACAAGGAACACGAGCTCAAAAGAGTCGTGCAGAAGTTTCTGGTTCTGGAAAAAAACCATGGCGTCAAAAAGGAACAGGAAGAGCAAGAGCTGGATCAGTTAGAAGTCCTTTATGGCGTTCTGGTGGTGTTACATTTGCATCTAAACCTCAAGATTATGAACAGAAAGTTAATCGTAAGATGTATCGTGGTGCTATGCAAAGTATTTTTTCAGAATTAGTACGTCAAAATCGTCTTATAATTTTTAAAAAATTTTCTTTAGATTTACCTAAAACCAAATTATTAGTAAGAAAATTAAAAGATATAGGATTAAAAAATGTACTAATTATTATTAAAGGAATAGATAATAATTTATTTTTAGCTTCTCGTAATTTGTATAAAGTAGATGTTTGTGATGTTAATTTAATTAATCCAGTTAGTTTAATTTCTTTTGAAAAGATTATTTTAACAACGGAAGCTATTAGTAAAATAGAGGAAATGTTTTCATGA
- the trpS gene encoding tryptophan--tRNA ligase: MENNKSILFSAVQPTGNLTIGNYLSVLSKWSTMQKEYNCIYCIADLHAITVKNESKVLRKNIFDTLSLYLACGVDPKKSIVFVQSHVYEHAQLNWILNCYSYFGELTRMTQFKSKSKNINKNVNIALFNYPILMASDILLYQTNYVLVGLDQKQHLELTIDIANRFNTIYGKKVFTIPSILLSQQGSKIMSLLEPVKKMSKSNFNKNNSIFLLEKIDSIRKKIKQSVTDSEQPAKIYYNIEKKPGISNLLTIFSCITGKTIFELEKEFSGKLYGEFKESLFDVLSNLILKIQRSYFLYRQDESYLEKIMIKGALKARTYAKKTLKNVYNVLGLR; the protein is encoded by the coding sequence ATGGAAAATAATAAATCAATTTTATTTAGTGCTGTACAACCAACAGGTAATTTAACAATTGGTAATTATTTAAGTGTTTTATCTAAATGGAGCACAATGCAGAAAGAATACAATTGCATTTATTGTATAGCTGATTTACATGCAATTACTGTTAAAAATGAAAGTAAAGTATTACGTAAAAATATATTTGACACTTTATCTTTATATTTAGCTTGTGGTGTAGATCCAAAAAAAAGTATTGTTTTTGTACAATCTCATGTTTATGAACATGCTCAATTAAACTGGATATTAAATTGTTATTCTTATTTTGGAGAATTAACACGTATGACACAATTTAAAAGTAAGTCAAAAAATATTAATAAAAACGTTAATATTGCTTTGTTTAATTATCCTATTTTGATGGCATCTGATATTTTGTTATATCAAACTAATTATGTTTTAGTGGGTTTGGATCAAAAACAGCATTTAGAATTAACTATTGACATTGCTAATCGTTTTAATACTATATATGGTAAAAAAGTATTTACTATTCCTTCTATATTATTATCTCAACAAGGGTCAAAGATTATGTCCTTGTTGGAACCTGTAAAAAAAATGTCAAAATCTAATTTTAATAAAAATAATTCTATTTTTTTATTGGAAAAAATAGATTCAATTCGGAAAAAAATAAAACAATCCGTTACTGATTCAGAACAACCAGCAAAAATTTATTATAATATAGAAAAAAAACCAGGTATTTCTAATTTATTAACCATTTTTTCTTGTATTACAGGAAAAACTATTTTTGAATTAGAAAAAGAATTTTCTGGAAAATTATATGGAGAATTTAAGGAATCATTATTTGATGTGTTATCTAATTTAATATTGAAGATACAAAGATCTTATTTTTTATATCGTCAAGATGAATCTTATTTAGAAAAAATTATGATAAAAGGTGCTTTAAAAGCACGTACATATGCAAAAAAAACGTTAAAAAATGTATATAATGTTTTAGGTTTACGGTAA
- the fkpA gene encoding FKBP-type peptidyl-prolyl cis-trans isomerase, with translation MITLICIIYTLFFSSSICLASNFFKLIEEKENMSQMNRTSIFKNNNEKISYALGASLGSYMERSLIDQENLGFFLDKTQFILGIKDTMFGTLKLSNEEIANRLRNLEYKLKDAEIMMLKKRAEENYTQGKVYISNFVKKIGVKKTSTGLCILIKKLGDGQFPKDNDMILVNYKGTLIDGSEFDNSYTSGPIWLSIKDVIQGWQEGIKYISKGGKIKLVIPPQLAYGENGVPGIPGNSILIFDIELIDIKSVLK, from the coding sequence ATGATTACGTTGATTTGTATAATATATACTTTATTTTTTAGTTCTAGTATTTGCTTAGCATCTAATTTTTTTAAATTAATTGAAGAAAAAGAAAATATGTCTCAAATGAATCGTACTTCTATTTTTAAAAATAATAATGAAAAAATATCTTATGCGTTAGGAGCTTCATTGGGTAGTTATATGGAACGTTCATTGATAGATCAAGAAAATTTAGGATTTTTTTTAGATAAAACACAATTTATTTTAGGGATAAAAGATACAATGTTTGGAACATTAAAATTATCTAATGAGGAAATTGCTAATAGATTAAGAAATTTAGAATATAAATTGAAAGATGCAGAGATAATGATGTTAAAAAAAAGAGCTGAAGAAAATTATACTCAAGGAAAAGTATATATATCTAATTTTGTAAAAAAAATAGGTGTAAAAAAAACTTCAACAGGTTTATGTATTTTAATAAAAAAATTAGGAGATGGTCAATTTCCTAAAGATAATGATATGATTTTGGTAAATTACAAAGGAACGTTAATTGATGGTAGTGAATTTGATAATTCATATACAAGTGGACCAATATGGTTATCTATAAAAGATGTAATTCAAGGTTGGCAAGAAGGTATAAAATATATTAGTAAGGGTGGAAAGATTAAATTAGTGATACCGCCTCAATTAGCTTATGGAGAAAATGGAGTTCCAGGAATTCCTGGTAATTCAATATTAATTTTTGATATAGAATTAATCGATATAAAATCTGTATTGAAGTAA
- the tusD gene encoding sulfurtransferase complex subunit TusD encodes MNYVVLVTGSAYGKENSKTALSFSHALIDCGHKLDSVFFYFSGVLNANKMVSPAEDECNLVNSWQDFHFQFKIKLNICISAASRRGVISDEQALRFGIQIGNLAKGFTLTGLGELSESIRKCDRIVQF; translated from the coding sequence ATGAATTATGTAGTTTTAGTTACAGGTTCAGCATACGGAAAAGAAAATTCTAAGACAGCTTTATCTTTTTCTCATGCTTTAATTGATTGTGGACATAAATTAGATAGTGTTTTTTTTTATTTTAGTGGTGTATTAAATGCTAATAAGATGGTATCTCCAGCTGAAGATGAATGTAATTTAGTTAATTCTTGGCAAGATTTTCATTTTCAATTTAAGATAAAATTAAATATTTGTATTAGCGCAGCTTCTAGAAGGGGAGTAATAAGTGATGAACAAGCATTACGATTTGGTATTCAAATAGGAAATTTAGCAAAAGGTTTTACATTAACTGGATTAGGTGAATTATCTGAATCTATTCGAAAATGTGATCGTATTGTACAATTTTAA
- the rplC gene encoding 50S ribosomal protein L3 produces the protein MIGLVGKKLGMTRIFSKEGVSIPVTAIEIKENRIIQIKNLDNDKYKAIQVTTGIKKFNQLKKPESGHFIKSGVKAGRGLWEFRVSDLKDFKIGNIVNVNIFINVKKVDITGISKGKGFSGTVKRWNFRTQDATHGNSLSHRVPGSIGQNQTPGRVFKGKKMAGHLGNVRVTVQSLTVIRIDANQNLLLIKGSVPGATGSDLIVKPAIKA, from the coding sequence ATGATAGGTTTAGTTGGAAAAAAATTAGGTATGACACGAATTTTTAGTAAAGAGGGTGTTTCTATACCTGTTACAGCAATTGAAATAAAAGAAAATCGTATTATCCAAATTAAAAATTTAGATAATGATAAATATAAAGCTATACAAGTTACTACAGGAATTAAAAAATTCAATCAGTTAAAAAAACCTGAATCTGGTCATTTTATTAAATCAGGAGTAAAAGCTGGTCGTGGTTTATGGGAATTTAGAGTTTCTGATTTAAAAGATTTTAAAATTGGAAATATAGTTAATGTAAATATTTTTATTAATGTAAAAAAAGTTGATATTACTGGTATTTCTAAAGGAAAAGGATTTTCTGGTACGGTAAAAAGATGGAATTTCAGAACTCAAGATGCAACTCATGGTAACTCATTATCTCATCGTGTACCTGGTTCTATTGGTCAAAATCAAACTCCAGGAAGAGTTTTTAAAGGTAAAAAAATGGCTGGTCATTTAGGCAACGTTCGCGTTACAGTTCAAAGTTTAACAGTAATTAGAATCGATGCTAATCAAAACTTGTTATTAATCAAGGGTTCTGTTCCTGGTGCAACTGGTAGTGACCTTATTGTTAAACCAGCTATAAAAGCATGA
- the tuf gene encoding elongation factor Tu yields the protein MSKEKFARLKPHINVGTIGHVDHGKTTLTAAITTVLAKKYGGSPRAFDQIDNAPEEKARGITINTSHVEYDTLSRHYAHVDCPGHADYIKNMITGAAQMDGAILVVAASDGPMPQTREHILLGRQVGVPYIIVFLNKCDAVDDEELLELVEMEVRDLLTQYDFPGDDTPIVRGSALKALEGVPEWEEKIIDLANLLDSYIPEPIRSIEKPFLLPIEDVFSISGRGTVVTGRVEQGIVKVGEEVEIVGIKNTIKTTCTGVEMFRKLLDEGRAGENVGILLRGTKREDIERGQVLAKPGTIHPHIKFESEVYVLSKEEGGRHTPFFKGYRPQFYFRTTDVTGFIELPQDIEMVMPGDNIKMTVTLIHPIAMSEGLRFAIREGGRTVGAGVVIKVIS from the coding sequence ATGTCTAAAGAAAAGTTTGCAAGATTAAAACCCCATATTAATGTGGGAACAATAGGTCATGTTGATCATGGTAAAACAACTTTAACAGCTGCTATTACTACTGTATTGGCTAAAAAATATGGAGGATCTCCTCGTGCTTTTGATCAAATTGATAATGCTCCTGAGGAGAAAGCAAGAGGTATTACCATAAATACTTCTCATGTTGAATATGATACTCTTAGTAGACATTATGCACATGTTGATTGTCCAGGGCATGCAGATTATATAAAAAATATGATAACAGGAGCTGCGCAAATGGATGGCGCTATTTTAGTAGTAGCTGCTAGCGATGGTCCTATGCCACAAACACGTGAACATATTTTATTAGGTCGTCAAGTAGGTGTACCTTACATAATTGTATTTTTGAATAAATGTGACGCTGTTGATGATGAAGAATTATTGGAATTAGTTGAAATGGAAGTTAGAGATTTATTGACACAATATGATTTTCCGGGTGATGATACTCCTATTGTAAGGGGTTCGGCTCTAAAAGCATTAGAAGGTGTTCCAGAATGGGAAGAAAAAATTATCGATTTAGCTAATTTATTAGATAGTTATATTCCAGAACCAATAAGATCAATTGAAAAACCATTTTTACTTCCGATAGAAGATGTATTTTCTATTTCTGGTAGAGGTACAGTTGTGACTGGTAGAGTAGAGCAAGGTATTGTAAAAGTTGGTGAAGAAGTTGAAATTGTTGGAATAAAGAATACTATAAAAACAACATGTACTGGTGTTGAAATGTTTCGTAAATTATTAGATGAAGGAAGAGCTGGAGAAAATGTTGGAATTTTATTACGAGGCACTAAACGAGAAGACATAGAAAGAGGACAAGTATTAGCAAAACCAGGAACTATTCATCCTCATATCAAATTTGAATCAGAAGTTTATGTACTTTCAAAGGAAGAAGGTGGTCGTCATACACCTTTTTTTAAAGGATATCGACCTCAATTTTATTTTAGAACCACAGATGTAACCGGTTTTATTGAGTTACCTCAGGATATAGAAATGGTTATGCCTGGAGATAATATTAAAATGACAGTAACATTGATTCATCCTATTGCAATGTCTGAAGGACTGCGTTTTGCAATTCGTGAAGGTGGTCGTACAGTTGGAGCTGGTGTGGTTATTAAGGTAATTAGTTAA
- the fusA gene encoding elongation factor G yields MARTTPITNYRNIGISAHIDAGKTTTTERILFYTGINHKIGEVHDGAATMDWMEQEQERGITITSAATTAFWSGMADQFTPHRINIIDTPGHVDFTIEVERSMRVLDGVVMVYCAVGGVQSQSETVWRQANKYKVPRIAFINKMDRMGANFLKVVKQIKNRLTTNPVPIQLAIGSEENFVGIIDLIKMKSVSWNDKDQGVTFTYSDIPVDMLELSEKWHHNLIESAAEANEEIMEKYLNGEKLSEEEIKLALRQRVLNNEIVIITCGSAFKNKGVQALLDAVIEYLPSPIDVGLKKEISDKTGKTIVLPNFNDEEPFSALAFKIASDPFVGNLTFFRVYSGVVRSGDTVFNSVKSQKERFGRIVQMHANKREEIKEVRSGDIAAAIGLKNVTTGDTLCDQNSRIILERMEFPEPVISISVEPKTKSDQEKMGLALNRLAKEDPSFRVWTDEESNQTIIAGMGELHLEIIVDRMKREFNVSGNIGKPQVAYRETIKELVKNIEGKHIKQSGGRGQYGHVVIDLFPLEPGSGSSYNFINDIKGGVIPGEYISAIDKGIQEQLKYGPLAGYPVVDIGVRLHFGSYHDVDSSEIAFKLAASIAFKNAFKQAKPILLEPIMKVEIETPEDYMGDVIGDINRRRGIIEGMNNMINGKIIFAKVPLSEMFGYATDLRSQSQGRAAYSMEFLQYAEAPNSVAKNIILEREK; encoded by the coding sequence ATGGCTCGTACTACTCCTATTACTAATTATAGAAATATTGGAATTAGTGCTCATATAGATGCTGGAAAAACAACTACGACTGAACGAATTTTGTTTTATACAGGAATTAATCATAAGATTGGGGAAGTTCATGATGGAGCAGCAACTATGGATTGGATGGAACAAGAACAGGAAAGAGGTATTACTATTACTTCTGCTGCAACAACTGCATTTTGGTCAGGAATGGCTGATCAATTTACACCGCATCGAATTAATATTATTGATACACCAGGACATGTTGATTTTACTATAGAAGTTGAACGTTCTATGCGTGTATTAGATGGTGTTGTTATGGTTTATTGTGCAGTTGGAGGTGTTCAATCTCAATCTGAGACTGTTTGGCGTCAAGCAAATAAGTATAAGGTACCTAGAATTGCATTTATTAATAAAATGGATCGTATGGGAGCAAATTTTTTAAAAGTAGTTAAACAAATAAAAAATCGTCTTACTACAAATCCTGTTCCTATTCAGTTAGCGATAGGTAGCGAAGAAAATTTTGTAGGAATAATAGATTTAATAAAAATGAAATCTGTTAGTTGGAATGATAAAGATCAAGGAGTAACTTTTACTTATTCAGATATTCCTGTTGATATGTTAGAGTTATCTGAAAAATGGCATCATAATTTAATTGAATCTGCTGCTGAAGCAAATGAAGAAATTATGGAAAAATATTTAAATGGAGAAAAACTTTCTGAAGAAGAAATAAAATTAGCACTACGACAAAGAGTTTTAAATAATGAAATTGTTATTATTACTTGTGGATCTGCATTTAAAAATAAAGGAGTACAAGCTTTATTAGATGCAGTAATAGAATATTTACCATCTCCAATAGATGTAGGATTAAAAAAAGAAATTTCAGATAAAACAGGAAAGACAATTGTTTTACCTAATTTCAATGATGAAGAACCTTTTTCAGCATTAGCATTTAAAATTGCCAGTGATCCATTTGTTGGAAATTTAACGTTTTTTAGAGTGTATTCTGGAGTAGTGAGATCGGGAGATACTGTATTTAATTCTGTAAAATCTCAAAAAGAAAGATTTGGACGAATTGTTCAAATGCATGCAAATAAAAGAGAAGAAATAAAAGAGGTAAGATCTGGTGATATAGCTGCAGCTATTGGTTTAAAAAATGTAACAACAGGTGATACTTTATGTGATCAAAATTCTAGAATTATTTTAGAACGCATGGAATTTCCTGAACCAGTAATTTCTATTTCTGTAGAACCAAAAACAAAATCTGATCAGGAAAAAATGGGTTTAGCTTTAAATAGATTAGCAAAAGAAGACCCTTCATTCCGAGTATGGACGGATGAAGAATCTAATCAAACTATTATTGCAGGTATGGGGGAATTACATTTAGAAATTATTGTTGATCGTATGAAAAGGGAATTTAATGTTAGTGGAAATATTGGCAAACCTCAAGTTGCTTATAGGGAAACTATCAAGGAATTAGTGAAAAATATAGAAGGTAAACACATTAAGCAATCTGGAGGACGAGGTCAATATGGACATGTAGTAATTGATTTATTTCCATTAGAACCAGGAAGTGGATCCAGTTATAATTTTATAAATGATATAAAAGGTGGTGTAATTCCAGGAGAATATATTTCAGCAATAGATAAAGGTATTCAAGAACAGTTAAAATATGGACCGTTGGCAGGATATCCGGTTGTAGATATAGGTGTACGTCTGCATTTCGGATCTTATCATGATGTAGATTCTTCTGAAATAGCATTTAAATTAGCAGCATCAATAGCATTTAAAAATGCTTTTAAACAGGCTAAACCGATTTTACTAGAACCTATTATGAAAGTAGAAATAGAAACTCCAGAAGATTATATGGGAGATGTTATTGGTGATATAAATCGTCGAAGAGGCATTATCGAGGGTATGAATAATATGATAAATGGGAAAATTATTTTTGCCAAAGTACCTTTATCTGAAATGTTCGGATATGCTACTGATTTACGTTCTCAAAGTCAAGGAAGAGCAGCTTATTCTATGGAATTTTTGCAGTATGCAGAAGCTCCTAATAGTGTAGCTAAAAATATTATTTTAGAAAGAGAGAAATGA
- the rpsL gene encoding 30S ribosomal protein S12: MATVNQLVRRPRVRRNIKSNVPALGKCPQKRGVCTRVYTTTPKKPNSALRKVCRVRLTNGFEVTAYIGGEGHNLQEHSVILIRGGRVKDLPGVRYHIVRGSLDCSGVKDRKKGRSKYGVKKSKV, translated from the coding sequence ATGGCCACAGTTAATCAGTTGGTCCGCAGACCCCGTGTTCGTAGAAATATAAAAAGTAATGTACCGGCATTGGGTAAATGTCCTCAGAAAAGAGGAGTATGCACAAGAGTTTATACAACTACTCCTAAAAAACCTAATTCAGCTCTTAGAAAAGTTTGTCGTGTTCGGCTAACTAATGGTTTTGAAGTGACTGCTTATATAGGTGGAGAAGGTCATAACTTGCAAGAACATTCGGTAATTTTAATAAGAGGTGGACGAGTAAAGGATTTGCCAGGAGTTCGTTATCATATTGTTAGGGGTTCTTTAGATTGTTCAGGAGTAAAAGATCGTAAAAAAGGTCGTTCTAAATATGGTGTAAAAAAATCAAAAGTATAA
- the tusC gene encoding sulfurtransferase complex subunit TusC, whose amino-acid sequence MKHMAFIFSYAPHGTAFGREGLDLILSISLTIQNISIFFIGDGIFQLIKNQKPEHILSRNYTPAFFILPLYGINKFYFCADSLIERGFFEKDIFLLDVQVLSKNVLQKKIDECDGIINF is encoded by the coding sequence ATGAAACATATGGCTTTTATTTTTTCTTATGCACCGCATGGTACTGCTTTTGGTAGAGAAGGTTTAGATTTAATTTTATCTATTTCTTTAACAATTCAGAATATTTCCATTTTTTTTATTGGTGATGGAATTTTTCAATTAATAAAGAATCAAAAACCGGAACATATATTGTCACGAAATTACACACCTGCATTTTTTATTTTGCCTTTGTATGGTATAAACAAATTTTATTTTTGTGCTGATTCGTTAATAGAACGAGGTTTTTTTGAAAAAGATATTTTTTTATTGGATGTTCAGGTTTTAAGTAAAAATGTTCTTCAAAAAAAAATAGATGAATGTGACGGAATTATTAATTTTTAA
- the rpsG gene encoding 30S ribosomal protein S7 encodes MPRRRVIGNRKILPDPKFSSEILAKFINILMVDGKKSIAEVIVYKALKKLSERIGKLELEIFNLALENVRPTVEVKSRRVGGSTYQVPVEVRPVRRNALAMRWIVEAARKRPDKSMFLRLSNELQDAFENKGNAVKKREEVHRMAEANKAFAHYRW; translated from the coding sequence ATGCCTCGACGTCGTGTAATTGGAAATCGTAAAATTTTACCAGATCCAAAATTTTCATCAGAAATATTAGCTAAATTTATTAATATATTAATGGTCGATGGAAAAAAATCCATTGCAGAAGTGATTGTTTATAAAGCATTAAAAAAATTATCAGAACGTATAGGTAAATTAGAATTAGAAATTTTTAATCTTGCGTTAGAGAACGTTCGTCCAACAGTAGAAGTAAAATCTCGTCGTGTTGGTGGTTCTACTTATCAAGTTCCAGTGGAAGTTCGTCCGGTTCGAAGAAATGCTTTGGCTATGCGTTGGATTGTTGAAGCAGCACGTAAACGTCCAGATAAATCTATGTTTCTCAGATTATCTAATGAATTGCAAGATGCTTTTGAAAATAAAGGGAATGCTGTAAAAAAAAGAGAAGAAGTACACAGAATGGCAGAAGCTAATAAAGCTTTTGCGCATTATCGTTGGTAA
- the rpsJ gene encoding 30S ribosomal protein S10, which translates to MQNQRIRIRLKAFDHRLIDQSTSEIVETAKRTGAQVRGPIPLPTRKERFTVLISPHVNKDARDQYEIRTHKRLIDIVEPTEKTVDALMRLDLAAGVDVQISLD; encoded by the coding sequence ATGCAGAACCAAAGAATACGTATTCGTCTTAAAGCTTTTGATCATCGTTTAATAGATCAATCAACTTCAGAAATTGTTGAAACTGCTAAAAGAACAGGAGCGCAAGTCCGTGGTCCTATACCACTTCCTACACGTAAGGAACGTTTTACTGTTTTAATTTCTCCTCATGTTAATAAAGATGCACGTGATCAATATGAAATTCGTACTCACAAGCGATTGATAGATATTGTTGAACCTACTGAAAAAACAGTAGACGCTTTAATGCGATTAGATCTTGCTGCTGGTGTAGACGTACAAATCAGCCTTGATTAA